The genomic segment TCGTCGAGCTCTCGGTCATCGGTACCGGCGAGTGCCCCATCTCCATCTCCAGCTCGCCGACGCGGACGGGGATAGTGGAGCTGTGCGTCCGGCGGACGGGCCGGGTGACCTCCGCGCTGTTCAGGCTGCCCACCAACTCCCTCATCGGCCTGCGCGGCCCCTACGGCAACGGCTACCCCGTGGAGAAGATGGAGGGCGGCGACCTGCTGCTGGTGGCCGGCGGACTGGGGATGGCCCCGCTGCGGAGCCTGCTGTGGTACGCCCTGGACGACCGCGCCGACTTCCGCCGCGTCATTTTATTCTACGGCTGCCGCGAACCGAAGGAGGTCCTCTTCCGCGACGAGATGGCCGGCCTCGTATCCCGGGAGGACCTCGAGTGCCACCTCACCGTGGACACCGACCCCGACAAGACCTGGCCCTACAACGTGGGGGTCGTCACCACGCTCTTCGACCAGGTGGAGGGGCTGAACCCTGAGGAGACCTACGCCGCCATCTGCGGCCCGCCCGTGGTCTACAAGTTCGTCGTCGAGAAGCTCCTGGAGCTCAACTTCTCCAAGGGGCGGATTCTGATGAGCCTGGAGCGGATGATGAAGTGCGGCGTGGGCAAGTGTCTGCACTGCAGCATCGGGCACAAGTACACCTGCCTGGACGGGCCGATATTCACCTATTGGGACGCCATCAATTTACGGGAATCCATTTAAAAGGAAATAAGGTGCCGACACGGAGGCGACGCGCGCCGACACGCCGCGGCCGCGCCGCTTGGGACGCGATCAACCTGCGCGAGAGCATCTGATCCCCCTCTCCCCTCTGGGGTGAGGGCCGGGGAGGGGGGTGTAGCGGTCCCCTCTCCCTGTGGGAGAGGCGCGCCTACAGGCGGGGGTGAGGGCCACCTCATTCCCCCTCTCCCTTTTAGGGAGAGGGTTGGGGTGAGGGTCGAGGCAGGGAACGTGTAAACGGCGGCCCGCGTATCCCCTCTCCCTGTGGGAGTGGGTTGGGGTGAGGGTTGCATGTCCCCTCCCCCCTCTGGGGGGAAGCGCGCTTACGGGCCAGGGAGGGGGGCGGGAGAATAACGGCCCGCACCTACTCGACGATCAGCTTTTACAGATTCGCCGCCGCTGAACCCTGACGGAACGGAAACCAGACCGATGGACAAGCCGAAAATCGCCGTCTACGGCCTTACCTGCTGCGCCGGCTGCCAGCTCAACATCCTCAACTGCGAGGACGAGCTCCTGGAGCTGGCCCAGGCGGTGGACATCAAGAGCTTCATCATGGCCCAAACCGGCAACGACGACTGCGAGGTGGACATCGCCTTCGTCGAGGGCGCGGTGGCCAGCGAGCGGAACCTGAAGCAGTTGAAGGACATCCGCGAACGGGCCGGGCTTTTGATCGCCCTGGGCACCGGCGCGTGTTGGGGCTGCGTCCAGGCCATGCAGAACGACGTGCCGCGGAAGGAGCTTCTCACCGAGGTATACGGCAAAGAGGTTCTGGAAAACCCCTTCTTCGAGTGCTTCGAGCCGAAACCCCTGCGCGACTTCGTAAAGGTGGATTACGAGATAGTGGGCTGCCCCATCGAGCGGAGCCAGTTCCTCCAGGCGGTGGCGTCGCTCCTGCACGGGGACCTGCCACTCCTGCCCACCTACGCCGTGTGCACCGACTGCAAGTTCCGGGAGAACGAGTGCCTGTTGATCGAGCGGGGGGAGATGTGCCTGGGGCCGGTGACGAAGGCCGGCTGCGGGGCGCGCTGCCCCAGCAACAACCTCCCCTGCGAGGGCTGCCGGGGCCCGGTCTATGAGGCCAACTTCGCCTCCGAGGTGGACGTGCTCCTGGACAAGGGCTATTCGATAGAGGACATAAAACAGGCCATGAGCCACTTCGGCGGCCCGCCCTCCGACGAGGCGCTGCGGACCAGGAAATTCAAGGGCACCGAGCTGCCGTAAGGGGAAGAAAGCATGAGCCGGACCATTACCGTGGAGCACCTCTGCCGCGTCGAGGGGCACGGCGGCGTCACCATCGAGCTCGAGGACGGCGCCGTCAAGAGCGTGCGCATGGACATCTACGAGGGGCTGCGCTTCTTCGAGAGCTTCTTGAAGCGCGTCCCCTGGGCCGACATCCCCGAGGTGGCCTGCCGCATCTGCGCCATCTGCTCCGGCGTGCACAACGTGGTGGCCTCGCAGGCCATCGAGGACGCCTTCGGGGTGACGGTTTCGGAGCAGGTGCGGCTCCTGCGGCGGCTCTTCGTCCACGGGGGCAACATCGAGTCGCACGCCCTGCACATATTTTTGTTGGCCCTGCCGGACCTCGTGCAGCCGCGCTGCAACTCCATCATCGAGCTGGCCGAGGACCTGCCCGACCCCGCGCGCATCGGCCTGGACATCAAGAAGTGCGGCAACGAGATCCAGGACTTAATAAGCGGGCGCGAGATTCACCCCTGCAACACCAAGCTCGGCGGCTTCGGCCGCATCCCGGAAAAGGACGTCTTCAAGTACCTGCGCGACCGGCTCGAGGCCGTCCTGGAGAACGCCAGGGCCCTCGTGCCGCTGATTAAGGGTCTGGAGCTCCCCGGCTACCTCACCGCCGAGGGCACCTACATCGGGCTGAGGCCCTCCGGCGACGCCTA from the bacterium genome contains:
- a CDS encoding Ni/Fe hydrogenase subunit alpha is translated as MSRTITVEHLCRVEGHGGVTIELEDGAVKSVRMDIYEGLRFFESFLKRVPWADIPEVACRICAICSGVHNVVASQAIEDAFGVTVSEQVRLLRRLFVHGGNIESHALHIFLLALPDLVQPRCNSIIELAEDLPDPARIGLDIKKCGNEIQDLISGREIHPCNTKLGGFGRIPEKDVFKYLRDRLEAVLENARALVPLIKGLELPGYLTAEGTYIGLRPSGDAYGYMGDHIAASDGTLTDVHEYKRVTNEYVVPYSHAKFSAYEGKPYTVGALARVNLFGEALHGGAKTVAGRLGFATPVYNIFHNTTAQFIELVDSVEDSIQTINAILAHYAPVEPTPEIRPRAGRGTAGIEAPRGTLYHSYAFDADGRCTDVDIVTPTCQNLAAMERDIRAMVEANPGFSDEEIHFHAEMIVRAYDPCISCSVHLLNLSA
- a CDS encoding NADH:ubiquinone oxidoreductase, whose amino-acid sequence is MDKPKIAVYGLTCCAGCQLNILNCEDELLELAQAVDIKSFIMAQTGNDDCEVDIAFVEGAVASERNLKQLKDIRERAGLLIALGTGACWGCVQAMQNDVPRKELLTEVYGKEVLENPFFECFEPKPLRDFVKVDYEIVGCPIERSQFLQAVASLLHGDLPLLPTYAVCTDCKFRENECLLIERGEMCLGPVTKAGCGARCPSNNLPCEGCRGPVYEANFASEVDVLLDKGYSIEDIKQAMSHFGGPPSDEALRTRKFKGTELP
- a CDS encoding FAD/NAD(P)-binding protein gives rise to the protein MLRDQRLSFRQAANPYQPHLARIVAVKPQDRDHKLFQIRFEDRAIAESFRSRPGQFVELSVIGTGECPISISSSPTRTGIVELCVRRTGRVTSALFRLPTNSLIGLRGPYGNGYPVEKMEGGDLLLVAGGLGMAPLRSLLWYALDDRADFRRVILFYGCREPKEVLFRDEMAGLVSREDLECHLTVDTDPDKTWPYNVGVVTTLFDQVEGLNPEETYAAICGPPVVYKFVVEKLLELNFSKGRILMSLERMMKCGVGKCLHCSIGHKYTCLDGPIFTYWDAINLRESI